A section of the Cuniculiplasma divulgatum genome encodes:
- a CDS encoding uroporphyrinogen-III synthase translates to MTGKTLIVTRPEGKAAGNINCPGMEIVNVPVTRLEELPFNTDTFRSFNPEIVIVTSARGADTIRSNIGFFGTDRTYISIGKITGDALRSIGLDSLIPDDQTSSGIVELIRRNDWKSRRIALLSSQQSNMVVRDFLLKEGYDFKLFTIYRSVPLDLSNLLKYILGGCLGIIITSSQEAEIILKDRSVVSAIMNTGTRIFAIGKTTADTIYKSGYTPADPVGKSVLKDLVCKIREKYLEK, encoded by the coding sequence ATGACCGGAAAGACACTGATTGTCACAAGACCTGAAGGCAAGGCCGCAGGAAATATAAATTGCCCCGGAATGGAAATAGTAAACGTACCGGTCACACGGCTCGAAGAACTGCCATTTAACACAGATACATTCCGGTCATTCAATCCTGAAATCGTCATAGTGACCAGTGCACGTGGCGCTGACACCATCAGATCCAACATTGGTTTCTTCGGCACCGATCGTACATATATTTCCATCGGAAAGATCACCGGTGACGCCCTGCGGTCCATAGGCCTGGATTCCCTGATTCCTGATGACCAGACTTCCAGCGGGATCGTGGAACTGATCAGGCGCAATGACTGGAAGTCTCGCAGAATCGCGCTCCTGTCAAGTCAGCAGTCAAACATGGTTGTGCGGGATTTCCTGCTGAAGGAGGGCTATGATTTCAAACTGTTCACAATTTACCGCAGTGTGCCTCTTGACCTTTCCAACCTCTTAAAATATATTCTGGGCGGATGCCTCGGAATAATCATAACGTCATCGCAGGAGGCGGAAATAATACTGAAGGATCGGTCTGTGGTTTCCGCTATCATGAATACTGGAACGAGGATATTCGCCATTGGAAAAACAACTGCAGACACAATATATAAATCAGGATATACACCAGCCGATCCAGTTGGGAAGTCCGTACTTAAGGATCTCGTGTGCAAGATAAGAGAAAAATACCTTGAAAAATAG
- the hemC gene encoding hydroxymethylbilane synthase: protein MTHIKIGTRPSRLAVRQAEMVAERLTVAGIDASIHRFNSSGDVENTTPLYRAPGTGIFVEEINRRVISGEVDVAVHSAKDLPSDLPDGLQVISVLPRENFNDVLIAGKPLEELPAGSHIGTSSLRRIKELSMVRPDLVAENIRGNIDTRIQKYKDGNYDGIILAEAGITRLGIETEYHRLGTETFMPAANQGIIAVVGMRGSSAFSAVERLKNQETQFAMEMEREAMRRLNLGCSMPAGMICTRSGTVWTLTIRLYSLNTREYRDFASTVRSRQDVDEFTSGIRSRIPPEFGYSRDGVA, encoded by the coding sequence ATGACTCATATTAAAATAGGCACAAGGCCAAGCCGTCTTGCTGTCAGGCAGGCGGAGATGGTGGCTGAAAGGCTGACTGTCGCAGGCATTGATGCCAGCATACACAGATTTAACTCATCGGGTGATGTGGAAAATACCACCCCGCTTTACAGGGCACCCGGAACCGGTATATTTGTGGAGGAGATAAACAGGCGGGTCATTTCTGGTGAAGTTGATGTGGCAGTTCACAGTGCAAAGGATCTTCCATCTGACCTTCCGGATGGGCTCCAGGTCATATCCGTACTTCCCAGGGAAAACTTCAATGACGTTCTAATAGCCGGGAAACCTCTGGAGGAACTCCCGGCCGGGTCCCACATAGGGACATCAAGTTTGAGGCGCATCAAGGAGCTTTCAATGGTGAGACCCGACCTTGTTGCAGAAAACATAAGAGGAAACATAGACACACGTATCCAGAAGTACAAGGATGGCAATTACGACGGAATAATCCTCGCAGAGGCTGGAATTACCAGACTCGGCATTGAGACTGAATACCACCGGCTTGGGACAGAAACATTCATGCCTGCTGCCAACCAGGGAATAATCGCAGTGGTGGGAATGCGTGGAAGCAGTGCTTTTTCCGCTGTTGAAAGGCTGAAGAATCAGGAAACACAGTTTGCAATGGAAATGGAGAGAGAAGCTATGCGCAGGCTGAACCTGGGATGCTCCATGCCGGCAGGCATGATATGCACCAGATCCGGAACAGTGTGGACACTCACCATCAGGCTTTATTCTCTGAACACCAGAGAATACCGGGATTTTGCTTCCACGGTGAGAAGCAGGCAGGATGTGGATGAATTCACCTCTGGTATCAGATCGCGGATTCCTCCTGAATTCGGTTACAGCCGGGACGGAGTGGCATGA
- a CDS encoding class I SAM-dependent methyltransferase family protein — protein sequence MKNPGIVVNKYQSEGIIRKLLSMDIIRKDLKIRQDGDLVMIPLKQHAEFQGYMAVEMDFESRAIQKPPVETIKKISGVKSKMSVIPDRWIRLGDALIIKESRKPSRSVLQSIAQVLGVKSIYIDRGRIQGNIRHPEMEIVYGVPGTVIHLENGIRYSMDPSRVMFSPGNVNERIQHGKMTLDGATVLDMFAGIGYFSLPLAKYTHLSKIYSVEINPESYGFLKSNVAINRLQDRVIPILGDCRDVSPAMRFDYIVMGHFSSLEFISAALMRSGPGTILNFHLLVPTHELSAYWHEIIVLARRLGYILDFIEQRKVKSYGPHLWHMSLDMVVSRGLLQ from the coding sequence ATGAAAAATCCCGGCATTGTTGTTAATAAATATCAATCTGAGGGAATCATAAGGAAACTTCTCTCCATGGATATTATTCGCAAGGATTTGAAAATAAGGCAGGACGGTGATCTGGTCATGATTCCGCTGAAGCAACACGCAGAATTCCAGGGGTATATGGCAGTGGAAATGGATTTCGAGTCCAGAGCCATCCAGAAACCGCCGGTAGAAACCATAAAAAAAATTTCCGGTGTCAAATCAAAGATGTCTGTGATACCGGACAGATGGATACGACTGGGGGATGCGCTGATCATCAAGGAGTCCAGAAAACCATCCCGCAGTGTGCTCCAGTCCATTGCACAGGTTCTGGGCGTGAAATCCATATATATTGACCGTGGCAGGATACAGGGAAACATCAGGCATCCGGAAATGGAAATTGTGTACGGGGTACCGGGAACTGTTATTCATCTGGAAAATGGAATCCGATACTCAATGGATCCATCCAGGGTAATGTTCTCTCCCGGAAATGTCAATGAGAGGATACAGCATGGAAAAATGACACTTGACGGGGCCACTGTTCTGGACATGTTTGCCGGAATCGGCTATTTTTCTCTTCCTCTGGCAAAATATACGCACCTTTCAAAGATCTATTCAGTTGAGATAAATCCAGAATCATATGGCTTCCTGAAGAGTAATGTGGCGATCAACAGGCTTCAGGACAGGGTGATACCGATTCTGGGAGACTGCAGGGACGTTTCACCTGCAATGCGGTTTGATTACATAGTAATGGGGCACTTCAGCTCACTGGAATTCATTTCTGCGGCTTTGATGCGATCCGGACCTGGAACGATTCTCAACTTTCACCTGCTGGTGCCCACCCATGAACTTTCAGCATACTGGCACGAGATTATCGTTCTTGCCAGGCGGCTGGGTTATATCCTGGATTTCATTGAACAGAGGAAAGTAAAGTCTTACGGACCACATCTCTGGCATATGTCACTGGATATGGTGGTTTCAAGGGGTCTGTTGCAATAG
- a CDS encoding ABC transporter permease produces the protein MNLKFTFLLAWYYGLRTVGRGPSYIIASLSSPLTLLFIVFIISRGTLVKYAIVGGFIGLVASVALSSAGDAAFMRLQLRMQDLYVASRVNPSDYMLGLTLSYLMFSLPGIVLYSILGYFENVFTLTDVLALAGILALLVVSTSSISFIVSSSIKHVRNVWGIAGIMSVVMTVLPPTFYPYTFIPKIAIYALSVSPVTPAAVLTQGAFGLSPLMAMEIPVMLAETVAYFSLARYLTRWREK, from the coding sequence TTGAATCTTAAATTCACGTTTCTGCTGGCGTGGTACTACGGATTGAGAACCGTGGGAAGGGGGCCTTCGTATATCATCGCTTCCCTCAGTTCACCTCTGACCCTCCTTTTCATTGTTTTTATAATCTCCCGCGGAACACTGGTCAAATACGCCATTGTGGGTGGCTTCATAGGACTTGTGGCATCAGTAGCACTTTCCAGTGCAGGTGATGCGGCTTTCATGAGGCTTCAACTCAGGATGCAGGATCTGTATGTGGCCAGCCGTGTGAATCCTTCAGACTATATGCTTGGCCTAACCCTGAGCTACCTCATGTTTTCCCTGCCGGGAATTGTTCTCTATTCCATCCTGGGATACTTCGAGAATGTCTTCACGCTTACTGATGTGCTGGCACTTGCCGGGATACTTGCACTGCTTGTTGTTTCCACATCGTCCATATCATTCATTGTGTCAAGCAGCATAAAACATGTCAGGAATGTGTGGGGTATAGCAGGCATAATGTCCGTTGTGATGACGGTTCTTCCTCCCACGTTCTATCCATATACATTCATACCGAAAATAGCCATTTACGCCTTATCCGTCTCTCCCGTAACGCCAGCCGCAGTCCTGACTCAGGGTGCCTTCGGCCTTTCGCCGCTCATGGCAATGGAAATACCTGTGATGCTTGCGGAAACAGTGGCATATTTCTCTCTGGCAAGATACCTGACCAGATGGAGGGAAAAGTGA
- a CDS encoding ABC transporter ATP-binding protein, whose amino-acid sequence MIETEKLTKRYSDGNYALRELDISASEKVTAIIGRNGAGKTTLIRILSTQLLPTSGTARVNGMDVITEAGSIRKSIVSIPQEAAPIGILTAFEQVKLYLVGRGMSFKEAAQSASMALDELDLREAKHYPTDTLSGGMKRKMFVAMALAANAEVVFLDEPTTGLDPISRLEVWSAIRRIGSTVILTTHYMEEAEQLSNEVILVDHGRSLEQGTPADLLSRFRGKIRVEINGQCQDCIHIGSLSIKYVKREMADRYIDMGFAIRPITLEDIFISRGVSIES is encoded by the coding sequence ATGATTGAGACAGAGAAACTGACAAAACGATATTCTGACGGCAACTATGCTCTCAGGGAACTTGATATCTCTGCCTCAGAGAAGGTCACGGCCATCATAGGCAGGAACGGCGCCGGAAAGACTACCCTTATACGAATACTTTCAACACAGTTGCTTCCCACCTCCGGGACTGCCAGGGTTAACGGAATGGATGTGATCACGGAAGCAGGTTCTATCCGGAAGAGCATTGTGAGCATTCCGCAGGAGGCCGCACCTATCGGGATTCTCACAGCATTTGAACAGGTGAAACTCTATCTTGTCGGCAGGGGAATGTCCTTCAAGGAAGCTGCTCAGTCGGCTTCCATGGCACTGGATGAGCTGGATCTGCGGGAGGCGAAGCACTATCCCACGGACACACTTTCAGGAGGGATGAAACGGAAGATGTTTGTGGCCATGGCCCTTGCCGCAAACGCCGAAGTGGTGTTCCTTGATGAGCCTACAACCGGGCTTGATCCCATATCCAGACTTGAGGTATGGTCAGCCATTCGTCGTATCGGTTCCACGGTCATACTGACCACACATTATATGGAGGAGGCTGAGCAGCTTTCCAATGAAGTGATACTTGTTGACCATGGACGTTCTCTGGAACAGGGTACCCCAGCGGATTTGCTGTCCCGATTCAGGGGCAAGATAAGAGTGGAGATCAACGGCCAGTGCCAGGACTGCATACACATAGGCTCCCTGTCCATAAAGTACGTGAAAAGGGAGATGGCAGACAGATACATAGATATGGGATTCGCAATCAGGCCCATCACTCTGGAGGATATTTTCATAAGCAGGGGTGTTAGCATTGAATCTTAA
- a CDS encoding DUF357 domain-containing protein — protein MDHNDVETDLRQRVRRYIEIEDAALAKITIAVPDNSMLKDFADSAMTMIRSYFSDAKHFLEKNDPINAFAALNYSYGWIDSLVRLGVLDGHDDHRLFTLYR, from the coding sequence ATGGACCACAATGACGTTGAAACCGATCTGAGGCAGAGGGTGCGGCGCTACATTGAAATTGAGGATGCTGCACTGGCAAAAATCACAATAGCCGTTCCGGACAATTCAATGCTGAAGGACTTCGCTGACAGCGCAATGACCATGATTCGGAGTTATTTCTCAGACGCGAAACACTTCTTGGAGAAGAATGATCCGATCAACGCATTTGCTGCACTAAATTATTCATATGGGTGGATTGACAGTCTTGTAAGGCTGGGTGTACTGGATGGGCACGATGATCACAGACTTTTCACACTTTACAGGTGA
- a CDS encoding ISNCY family transposase, producing MFGIYHTFVITQDQYEAFRDNINTLIEEYRQKFSVPVISDTKKYEEIYRKRLLGMSVELRSMIDHASSIAINEYGRPSLLNAKEKAFILLTKEIMKLSNRRMAYGLPLFGIDRIISYKTVERLYSDPLVIMILNNLFIETLRKKEIGKCDAAGDGTGYSLTVTKHYRSMREKHGESVKKGQFVYSFALMDLSTRMYIGYAVSLRSERDAYMKALDMIANLRIDLESIRLDRYYSGQSILDDFSENTRIFIIPKKNSRIRGPWAWRHMILRFMNDPIAYLREYFKRSNSEAGFSSDKRSTGHMIFQRRKDRIETSGFCKGLLHNLMLVNG from the coding sequence ATATTCGGTATATATCATACTTTCGTGATCACCCAGGATCAGTACGAGGCATTCAGGGATAACATCAACACACTGATAGAAGAGTACAGGCAGAAATTCTCAGTGCCGGTGATCTCAGATACAAAGAAATATGAGGAAATATACAGGAAAAGACTTCTTGGAATGTCAGTGGAACTCAGATCCATGATCGATCATGCATCCTCCATTGCCATAAATGAATATGGCAGGCCATCTTTACTGAACGCTAAGGAGAAAGCATTCATACTCCTGACAAAGGAGATAATGAAGCTAAGCAACAGGAGAATGGCATATGGGCTGCCGCTGTTTGGAATTGACAGAATCATCTCATACAAGACCGTTGAAAGGCTCTATTCAGATCCCCTTGTTATCATGATACTGAACAACCTCTTCATTGAAACACTGAGGAAAAAGGAGATCGGGAAATGTGATGCTGCTGGCGATGGAACAGGCTATTCCCTCACTGTAACCAAGCATTACCGATCAATGAGGGAGAAACATGGAGAATCCGTAAAGAAAGGGCAGTTCGTCTATTCATTCGCCCTGATGGACCTCAGTACAAGGATGTACATTGGGTATGCCGTCTCCCTCAGATCGGAGAGGGACGCATACATGAAAGCCCTGGACATGATCGCCAATCTGAGGATAGATCTGGAAAGCATCAGGCTGGACAGATACTATTCTGGACAGAGCATACTTGATGACTTCTCTGAAAACACAAGGATATTCATCATACCGAAGAAGAATTCCAGAATAAGGGGGCCATGGGCATGGAGGCATATGATCCTTAGGTTCATGAACGATCCCATAGCATACCTGAGGGAATACTTCAAAAGAAGCAACTCCGAGGCAGGATTCTCCTCAGACAAGAGATCGACAGGGCACATGATATTCCAGAGAAGAAAAGATCGTATAGAGACCTCAGGATTCTGCAAGGGACTTCTGCACAACCTGATGCTTGTGAATGGGTAG
- a CDS encoding DUF2080 family transposase-associated protein — MKKVQVVEANEITVRNIQAYMEKVVTKFGSGAKVDCPKEFLGKKAYLIIEKDQE, encoded by the coding sequence GTGAAGAAGGTTCAGGTTGTTGAGGCCAATGAGATTACTGTAAGAAACATTCAAGCCTATATGGAAAAAGTTGTGACAAAATTCGGATCAGGAGCAAAGGTGGATTGCCCCAAGGAATTCCTGGGAAAGAAGGCCTATCTCATAATTGAAAAAGACCAGGAGTGA
- a CDS encoding 30S ribosomal protein S13, protein MAQDQKSEKKETKEKKDTKETKKEAKKEVPKKEVPKEKNEDFQYIVRIGSKDLDGERTVRLALADLKGVGDRLSQIIVGKLGVPADKKIGELKEEDIDRIRDFVESRDYEGIPSWALNHRRELVTGDDINLVSNDLDQIIQDDINLMKKVKMYRGVRHERGKKVRGQRTRSNGRKGLTVGVQRKKE, encoded by the coding sequence ATGGCTCAGGATCAGAAATCAGAGAAGAAAGAAACGAAAGAGAAGAAGGATACGAAAGAGACGAAAAAAGAGGCAAAGAAAGAGGTCCCTAAAAAAGAGGTCCCCAAGGAGAAGAATGAGGATTTCCAGTACATTGTCCGTATCGGAAGTAAGGATCTTGACGGTGAGAGAACGGTCAGGCTTGCTCTTGCAGATCTTAAAGGTGTAGGTGACAGGCTGTCGCAGATAATTGTTGGGAAACTTGGGGTTCCGGCCGACAAGAAGATCGGTGAACTGAAAGAGGAAGATATTGACAGGATCCGGGATTTCGTGGAATCAAGGGACTATGAGGGCATTCCATCATGGGCGCTTAATCACAGAAGGGAGCTTGTCACAGGTGATGACATTAACTTGGTATCCAACGATCTGGACCAGATTATACAGGACGACATCAACCTGATGAAGAAGGTGAAGATGTATCGCGGTGTAAGGCACGAAAGGGGCAAGAAAGTTAGAGGACAGAGGACAAGATCAAATGGAAGAAAAGGCCTTACCGTTGGAGTCCAGAGGAAGAAGGAGTAA
- a CDS encoding 30S ribosomal protein S4, producing MGDPKFPKKTYSTPRHPWEKERIDSERELLNKFGLKNKRELWKNMELLKSFRSQARELQARMRTNDDNAVKQFQLLIKRLNRYSIISENATLDDVLSLTIEDILARRLQTIVYRKNYARTPKQARQLITHGHITMDGRRVTVPGVIVEGHMEGQIGYTESSPLNDELHPLRQIIMNGPGAQQGETGQENDSQDETESGEEKQ from the coding sequence ATGGGAGATCCAAAATTTCCAAAGAAAACATATTCAACGCCCAGGCACCCCTGGGAGAAAGAGCGTATTGATTCTGAAAGAGAGCTTCTCAATAAGTTCGGACTTAAGAACAAGAGGGAACTGTGGAAGAACATGGAGCTTCTGAAGTCATTCAGGAGCCAGGCAAGGGAACTTCAGGCGAGAATGAGAACCAATGACGACAACGCGGTAAAGCAGTTCCAGTTGCTCATTAAGAGACTCAATCGCTACAGTATCATATCAGAGAACGCAACACTTGATGATGTACTTTCACTTACAATCGAGGACATACTTGCAAGAAGGCTGCAGACAATCGTGTACCGCAAGAACTATGCCAGGACACCCAAGCAGGCCAGGCAGCTTATCACCCATGGGCATATCACCATGGACGGAAGGCGCGTAACAGTTCCCGGCGTTATTGTGGAAGGCCACATGGAGGGTCAGATTGGCTACACAGAGAGTTCACCGCTAAATGATGAGCTTCATCCACTCAGGCAGATTATAATGAATGGCCCCGGTGCACAGCAGGGTGAAACCGGTCAGGAAAATGACAGCCAGGATGAGACAGAGTCAGGGGAAGAGAAACAATGA
- a CDS encoding 30S ribosomal protein S11, with protein sequence MNKTGIAHIYASQNNTIILVTDTTGAETLAKATGGMVVKNDRDESSPYAAMKAADLIAEKLKEKEISDLIIKVRAPGGSRSKIPGPGAQSAIRALSRAGFKILRIEEVTPVPHDGTKKKGGKRGRRV encoded by the coding sequence ATGAATAAAACAGGTATAGCTCATATTTATGCTTCGCAGAATAACACCATCATACTGGTGACCGACACAACAGGTGCCGAGACACTTGCAAAGGCCACAGGCGGGATGGTTGTAAAGAACGACAGGGACGAATCAAGCCCATATGCGGCAATGAAGGCTGCCGATCTGATAGCAGAGAAACTGAAGGAAAAGGAAATTTCTGATCTCATAATAAAGGTCAGGGCACCAGGCGGAAGCAGATCAAAGATCCCAGGTCCTGGAGCACAGTCTGCCATCAGGGCTCTTTCCAGAGCTGGTTTCAAGATTCTCCGTATCGAGGAAGTAACACCCGTTCCCCATGACGGCACAAAGAAAAAAGGCGGAAAGAGGGGAAGGAGAGTTTAA
- a CDS encoding DNA-directed RNA polymerase subunit D, translating to MTLRILELQDNYIKFSIDGIDSGIANSIRRTLINDIPKLAIEKVTFHHGQIRDGEGNVYDSSLPLFDEIVAHRLGLIPLVTDPKMNFRNECSCGGQGCPLCTMTYSINKIGPAMVTSGDLQPVGNPELVPADRNIPIVKLGPKQAILVTAEAIMGRGRDHTKWQATSGVSYKYHRELRITKADFENWEFYKEKCPKSVLSEDSKQISFTDDDRCPWISQLLDRQGVKIIEDDTNFIFQFETDGSYKAIDVLQYAMKRLPQRLNTLLDSLVTPD from the coding sequence ATGACCCTTAGGATCCTTGAATTGCAGGATAATTACATTAAATTTTCAATAGATGGAATTGATTCAGGAATAGCCAACTCCATAAGGAGGACTCTGATCAACGATATCCCGAAACTTGCCATTGAAAAGGTCACATTCCATCATGGCCAGATAAGGGATGGAGAGGGAAATGTCTATGATAGCTCCCTGCCTCTTTTTGATGAGATTGTCGCTCATCGTCTTGGACTGATTCCACTTGTCACCGACCCAAAGATGAACTTCAGGAATGAATGCAGCTGCGGAGGTCAGGGATGTCCCCTGTGCACAATGACATATTCAATCAACAAGATCGGCCCGGCAATGGTCACATCTGGAGATCTCCAGCCAGTGGGAAATCCGGAACTCGTTCCAGCAGACAGAAACATACCAATAGTGAAACTGGGACCAAAGCAGGCAATACTTGTGACAGCAGAGGCGATAATGGGAAGGGGTCGGGATCACACAAAATGGCAGGCGACATCTGGTGTTTCATATAAATATCACAGGGAACTCAGGATAACCAAAGCCGACTTCGAAAACTGGGAATTCTACAAGGAAAAATGCCCAAAAAGTGTGCTTTCAGAAGATTCAAAGCAGATCAGCTTCACCGACGATGACAGGTGCCCATGGATTTCACAGCTGCTGGACAGGCAGGGAGTGAAGATCATAGAGGATGACACAAATTTCATTTTCCAGTTTGAAACAGATGGTTCCTACAAGGCAATTGACGTTCTCCAGTACGCCATGAAGAGACTGCCGCAGAGGCTCAACACACTCCTGGACAGCCTTGTAACCCCAGACTGA
- a CDS encoding inositol monophosphatase family protein translates to MTDFFKSLDAIGKDVMEGFNRNSSNNSPSNLVGMGADGTATHYLDKICEDIIIQGVNEMDIPVNIVSEEAGIINRGYDTNLVIDPLDGTFNALHGIPFYSVSMAVMGRDFSSLSAGYVKDLYGGDVYHAVRGKGSYFNGKKISVSKEPVGCWISKAGKWQDPINRRIMSLRGKHRRLGCASLEMCLVAKGSADLMAYVGEGVFIRNIDIAAGALIVREAGGIVVDQDGSDLNLGLDVAERSHVIAAANRQLLEGIV, encoded by the coding sequence ATGACAGATTTTTTCAAGTCGCTTGACGCCATTGGAAAGGATGTAATGGAAGGATTCAATCGCAATTCCTCAAACAATTCCCCATCAAACCTGGTGGGAATGGGGGCTGATGGTACAGCTACACATTATCTCGACAAGATCTGCGAGGACATAATAATCCAGGGAGTTAACGAAATGGACATACCTGTAAATATAGTGAGCGAGGAAGCCGGCATAATAAACAGGGGCTATGATACGAATCTGGTCATTGATCCTCTGGACGGCACATTCAATGCGCTCCACGGCATACCTTTCTATTCCGTATCCATGGCCGTAATGGGAAGGGACTTCTCATCATTAAGCGCTGGCTATGTGAAGGATCTTTATGGCGGTGACGTATATCATGCTGTCAGGGGAAAGGGTTCATACTTCAATGGAAAGAAGATATCAGTTTCAAAGGAACCGGTTGGATGCTGGATTTCCAAAGCAGGGAAATGGCAGGATCCTATAAACCGCAGGATCATGAGCCTCAGGGGAAAACACCGCAGGCTTGGATGCGCTTCCCTTGAAATGTGCCTTGTTGCCAAGGGATCTGCCGACCTCATGGCATACGTGGGAGAAGGTGTTTTCATAAGAAATATAGATATTGCTGCGGGGGCCCTCATTGTCAGGGAAGCTGGAGGTATTGTTGTGGATCAGGACGGCAGCGATCTGAATCTTGGACTTGACGTTGCAGAAAGATCCCACGTGATCGCTGCAGCAAACAGGCAGCTTCTGGAGGGGATAGTTTGA
- a CDS encoding NAD(+) kinase, with protein MKIGFSVRKGCSRCASIVQRIVEILPEDWDLYYDRETARFLDLKGTDIDRMKVDMVIAVGGDGTVLRAIQRANTPVLGINMGGLGFLSEVEIGDVERSMYRIMRNDYRIESTMKLKVLINGVETMECTNEAVIHTSKIAKIRKFKLYIGDNFFDTTTADGLIIATPIGSTSYSYSAGGPIIYPTLDAAVISYIAPFRSRIRPVVFPSDKEIFVRFGGKDQSCVVILDGQTQYNVDERDEISIRVSENKARFVTFRESFYDRIREKLIKNVVY; from the coding sequence TTGAAGATAGGTTTCTCTGTAAGGAAGGGCTGTTCAAGATGTGCCAGCATTGTGCAGAGGATAGTGGAGATACTGCCCGAAGACTGGGACCTGTATTATGACAGGGAAACTGCCAGATTCCTTGACCTGAAGGGAACGGACATAGACAGGATGAAAGTCGACATGGTCATTGCTGTTGGTGGAGACGGCACGGTTCTCAGGGCCATACAGAGGGCAAACACGCCTGTTCTGGGAATCAACATGGGAGGACTGGGCTTTCTCTCCGAAGTGGAGATTGGCGACGTTGAAAGGTCAATGTACCGCATAATGAGGAATGATTACCGCATAGAAAGCACAATGAAGCTGAAGGTCCTGATCAATGGCGTGGAGACCATGGAATGCACCAATGAGGCGGTAATTCATACAAGCAAGATCGCCAAGATACGGAAATTCAAGCTTTACATAGGCGACAATTTCTTTGACACAACCACGGCTGATGGCCTCATAATTGCCACACCCATTGGCTCAACGTCGTATTCATACAGTGCGGGGGGACCCATAATCTATCCCACACTTGATGCGGCGGTCATATCCTACATCGCGCCGTTCCGCTCAAGAATAAGACCGGTGGTATTCCCATCTGACAAGGAAATATTTGTGAGATTTGGCGGCAAGGACCAGAGCTGCGTGGTCATACTGGACGGGCAGACGCAGTACAATGTGGATGAGCGGGATGAGATATCCATAAGGGTATCGGAAAACAAGGCCAGATTCGTGACATTCCGTGAATCTTTCTACGACCGTATAAGGGAAAAGCTGATCAAGAATGTGGTCTATTAG
- a CDS encoding Mov34/MPN/PAD-1 family protein produces the protein MWSIRKRTLQMIMEASKDSYPREFGAFLRAENNVIYEIAILPGTVQGDHHTIFQLYSKPIDFSLVGSVHSHPSGFTIPSDADLSMFSNTGAVHIIVGYPYNLENFTAYDRSGKRIEMKVI, from the coding sequence ATGTGGTCTATTAGAAAAAGAACGCTTCAGATGATAATGGAGGCCTCAAAGGATTCATATCCCAGGGAATTCGGGGCATTCCTCCGTGCTGAAAACAACGTGATTTATGAAATTGCCATACTCCCAGGGACAGTGCAGGGCGATCATCACACAATATTCCAGCTTTACAGCAAGCCCATTGACTTCTCACTTGTGGGGAGCGTACACTCGCACCCTTCTGGATTCACCATCCCAAGCGATGCAGACCTGTCAATGTTCTCCAACACAGGTGCTGTCCACATAATAGTTGGCTATCCCTATAACCTTGAGAATTTTACAGCCTATGACCGATCCGGAAAAAGAATAGAGATGAAGGTTATCTGA